Proteins from one Gallus gallus isolate bGalGal1 chromosome 15, bGalGal1.mat.broiler.GRCg7b, whole genome shotgun sequence genomic window:
- the MORC1 gene encoding ATPase MORC2 isoform X5, with amino-acid sequence MRIGKDFILFTKKSNTMTCLLLSRTFHEEEGIDEVIVPLPTWNVWNREPVSDNMEKFAIETELIYKYSPFKSEQEVMEQFNKIRGEKGTLVIIFNLKLMDNGEPELDVTSDPRDIQMAETPPEGTKPERRSFRAYAAVLYIDPRMRIFINGHKVQTKRLSCCLYKPRMYKYTSNRFKTRAEQEVKKAEHMARIAEEKAREAESKARAFELRLGGDLTRESRVTLRQVQNSAITMRREADVKKRIKDAKQRALKEPKELNFIFGVNIEQRELDGMFIYNCSRLIKMYEKVGPQLEGGMACGGVVGVVDVPYLVLEPTHNKQDFADAKEYRHLLKAMGEHLAQYWKDVAIAQRGIVKFWDEFGYLSAKWSQPPSSELRYKRRRAMEIPTTIQCDVCLKWRTLPFQLSSVEKNYPDSWVCSMNPDPEQNRCEAPEQKQKLPLGTLKKDSKSQEEKQKQLSEKIRQQQEKLEALQKTTPIRSQADLKKLPLEVSTRPAGEPVTRSQRPRSPPLPDVIKNAPSRPPPLTPPSKSVSQLKKSSSTWTNINTPRLASILSKEEASTSKTHHDAVTAGKSNSTSKTLAKPTTPTKPSSAVPLSPKSPRETPNSKTAKVSTPKKSATVKSPQACTPRKRTMHTAEELSEEEVESKKERTKRGKFVAVKEENKDPSEVVVELTDSAGEEDVAELKKAQKDKGLRVEVRVNKEWFTGRVTAVEIGKHAVRWKVKFDYVPTATTPRDRWVEKDSEDVRLMKPPSPEYQSPDTQQEEEVVVAEPSTSECVGIEPDTTGPSSGQETVDLLVQILRNCLRYFLPPNFPISKKELSSMSSEGLLAFPLKDYFKQYEMGLQNLCNSYQTRADARAKACEENLHNTERKLKETEEKLQKLRTNIVALLQKVQEDIDINTDDELDAYIEDLITKGD; translated from the exons ATGCGGATTGGGAAAGACTTTATCCTgttcacaaagaaaagcaacaccATGACTTGCCTCCTCTTGTCCAGGACATTTCATGAGGAAGAAGGCATCGATGAG GTCATTGTTCCACTGCCCACCTGGAACGTGTGGAACCGAGAGCCTGTGAGTGACAACATGGAGAAGTTTGCTATTGAGACAGAGCTAATTTACAAGTATTCCCCGTTCAAATCAGAGCAGGAAGTGATGGAGCAGTTTAATAAGATCCGTGGTGAGAAAG GCACCTTGGTGATCATCTTTAACCTCAAGCTGATGGACAATGGGGAGCCAGAGCTGGATGTGACTTCTGACCCTCGGGACATTCAGATGGCAGAAACTCCCCCAGAGGGAAC AAAGCCTGAGCGCCGCTCCTTCCGTGCCtatgctgctgtgctgtacaTTGATCCCAGAATGAGAATCTTTATAAATGGACACAAGGTACAAACCAAGAGACTTTCCTGCTGCTTGTACAAGCCAAG GATGTACAAATATACTTCAAATCGCTTCAAGACTCGTGCAGAGCAAGAGGTGAAGAAAGCAGAGCACATGGCGAGGATAG CGGAGGAGAAGGCCCGGGAGGCAGAGAGCAAAGCCCGTGCGTTCGAGCTGCGCCTCGGGGGGGACCTTACACGGGAGTCCAGG GTGACGTTACGGCAGGTGCAGAACTCAGCCATAACCATGCGCCGGGAGGCCGACGTCAAGAAGAGGATTAAGGATGCAAAGCAGCG GGCGCTGAAGGAACCCAAagaactgaatttcatttttggtGTGAACATTGAGCAGCGTGAGTTGGATGGCATGTTCATTTATAACTGCAGTCGGCTGATAAAGATGTATGAGAAGGTGGGCCCACAGCTGGAGGGTGGCAT GGCATGTGGTGGAGTAGTCGGTGTCGTGGATGTGCCCTATCTGGTTCTGGAGCCAACTCATAATAAACAAGACTTTGCTGATGCCAAAGAATACCGACATTTGTTGAAGGCCATGGGAGAGCATTTAGCTCAATACTGGAAGGATGTAGCTATAG cccAGAGGGGTATCGTCAAATTCTGGGATGAATTTGGTTATCTGTCAGCAAAATGGAGCCAGCCTCCATCCAGTGAACTGCGCTACAAACGCCGCAGAGCCATGGAGATCCCCACCACCATTCAGTGCG ATGTATGCCTGAAATGGAGGACTCTCCCATTCCAGCTGAGTTCAGTGGAGAAGAATTACCCTGATAGTTGGGTGTGCTCCATGAACCCCGATCCTGAACAAAACAG GTGTGAAGCTccagagcagaaacagaaattacCACTGGGAACCTTGAAGAAAGACTCAAAAtcacaggaggaaaagcagaaacaactgTCAGAGAAAATCcgccagcagcaggaaaagctaGAAGCACTGCAG AAAACCACGCCAATTCGGTCTCAAGCTGACTTAAAGAAGCTGCCTCTGGAAGTGAGCACACGGCCTGCAGGGGAG CCAGTGACTCGATCTCAGCGCCCACGATCTCCTCCCTTACCCGATGTCATCAAGAATGCTCCCAGCAGACCTCCACCACTTACACCTCCTTCCAAGTCCGTCAGCCAGCTGAAAAAGAGTTCTTCTACTTGGACAAATATTAACACTCCCAGATTGGCCAGCATTCTGTCCAAGGAGGAGGCCAGCACTTCCAAGACACACCACGATGCTGTGACAGCCGGAAAGTCTAACAGCACCTCAAAGACTCTTGCCAAACCAACTACACCAACAAAACCCTCCTCTGCTGTCCCGCTGAGCCCCAAAAGCCCACGTGAGACACCCAACTCGAAAACTGCTAAGGTGTCAACACCAAAGAAATCTGCCACTGTCAAATCACCCCAG GCCTGCACCCCCCGCAAGAGGACCATGCACACTGCTGAGGAGTTGTCTGAGGAGGAAGTGGAGAGCAAGAAGGAGAGGACGAAACGAGGCAAATTTGTAGCAGTGAAAGAGGAGAACAAAGAtcccagtgaggtggtggtaGAG CTCACAGACAGTGCAGGGGAAGAAGACGTGGCAGAACTGAAGAAAGCTCAGAAAG ACAAAGGGCTGCGCGTGGAGGTCCGTGTGAACAAGGAGTGGTTCACAGGCCGTGTCACAGCTGTGGAAATAGGCAAACATGCTGTACGCTGGAAGGTGAAGTTTGATTATGTTCCTACAGCCACCACTCCGAGAGACCGCTG gGTAGAGAAGGATAGTGAGGATGTGAGGTTGATGAAGCCTCCCTCTCCAGAGTACCAGAGCCCAGACAcacagcaggaagaggaggTTGTTGTGGCTGAACCTTCTACCTCAGAATGTGTCGGAATTGAACCAGACACTACAGGTCCCAGCAGTGGCCAAGAAACAGTAGACTTACTAGTTCAGATCCTTCG GAATTGTTTGCGATACTTCCTGCCTCCAAATTTTCCTATTTCCAAGAAGGAGTTGAGTTCCATGAGTTCGGAAGGGTTGCTGGCATTTCCCTTG AAAGACTATTTCAAACAGTACGAGATGGGTCTGCAGAACCTGTGCAATTCATATCAGACTCGTGCTGATGCCCGAGCCAAAGCCTGTGAAGAAAACCTGCACAACACTGagagaaagctgaaggaaacagaGGAGAAACTGCAGAAGCTGAGGACAAACATCGTAGCTTTGCTGCAGAAAGTGCAGGAG GACATTGATATTAATACAGATGATGAACTGGATGCATATATCGAGGACTTGATCACAAAAGGAGACTGA
- the MORC1 gene encoding ATPase MORC2 isoform X1 — translation MSCANYSSLNRAQLTFEYLHTNSTTHEFLFGALAELVDNASYRERNSCSVEKILRDADATRIDIYTERREDLRGGFMLCFLDDGTGMDSNEAASVIQFGKSAKRSPESTQIGQYGNGLKSGSMRIGKDFILFTKKSNTMTCLLLSRTFHEEEGIDEVIVPLPTWNVWNREPVSDNMEKFAIETELIYKYSPFKSEQEVMEQFNKIRGEKGTLVIIFNLKLMDNGEPELDVTSDPRDIQMAETPPEGTKPERRSFRAYAAVLYIDPRMRIFINGHKVQTKRLSCCLYKPRMYKYTSNRFKTRAEQEVKKAEHMARIAEEKAREAESKARAFELRLGGDLTRESRVTLRQVQNSAITMRREADVKKRIKDAKQRALKEPKELNFIFGVNIEQRELDGMFIYNCSRLIKMYEKVGPQLEGGMACGGVVGVVDVPYLVLEPTHNKQDFADAKEYRHLLKAMGEHLAQYWKDVAIAQRGIVKFWDEFGYLSAKWSQPPSSELRYKRRRAMEIPTTIQCDVCLKWRTLPFQLSSVEKNYPDSWVCSMNPDPEQNRCEAPEQKQKLPLGTLKKDSKSQEEKQKQLSEKIRQQQEKLEALQKTTPIRSQADLKKLPLEVSTRPAGEPVTRSQRPRSPPLPDVIKNAPSRPPPLTPPSKSVSQLKKSSSTWTNINTPRLASILSKEEASTSKTHHDAVTAGKSNSTSKTLAKPTTPTKPSSAVPLSPKSPRETPNSKTAKVSTPKKSATVKSPQACTPRKRTMHTAEELSEEEVESKKERTKRGKFVAVKEENKDPSEVVVELTDSAGEEDVAELKKAQKDKGLRVEVRVNKEWFTGRVTAVEIGKHAVRWKVKFDYVPTATTPRDRWVEKDSEDVRLMKPPSPEYQSPDTQQEEEVVVAEPSTSECVGIEPDTTGPSSGQETVDLLVQILRNCLRYFLPPNFPISKKELSSMSSEGLLAFPLKDYFKQYEMGLQNLCNSYQTRADARAKACEENLHNTERKLKETEEKLQKLRTNIVALLQKVQEDIDINTDDELDAYIEDLITKGD, via the exons ATGTCCTGCGCCAATTACAGCAGCTTGAACCGGGCGCAGCTCACCTTCGAATACCTGCACACCAACTC AACTACCCATGAGTTCTTGTTTGGTGCCCTTGCTGAACTTGTAGATAATGCCAG CTACAGAGAGCGCAATAGCTGTTCagtagagaaaattctcag AGATGCGGATGCCACAAGAATAGACATTTATACTG AGCGCCGAGAAGACCTGCGAGGTGGAttcatgctgtgttttttgGATGATGGAACAGGAATGGATTCAA ATGAAGCTGCCAGCGTTATTCAGTTTGGTAAATCAGCCAAGCGATCGCCAGAGTCAACTCAAATTGGGCAGTATGGGAACGGCTTGAAATC GGGTTCCATGCGGATTGGGAAAGACTTTATCCTgttcacaaagaaaagcaacaccATGACTTGCCTCCTCTTGTCCAGGACATTTCATGAGGAAGAAGGCATCGATGAG GTCATTGTTCCACTGCCCACCTGGAACGTGTGGAACCGAGAGCCTGTGAGTGACAACATGGAGAAGTTTGCTATTGAGACAGAGCTAATTTACAAGTATTCCCCGTTCAAATCAGAGCAGGAAGTGATGGAGCAGTTTAATAAGATCCGTGGTGAGAAAG GCACCTTGGTGATCATCTTTAACCTCAAGCTGATGGACAATGGGGAGCCAGAGCTGGATGTGACTTCTGACCCTCGGGACATTCAGATGGCAGAAACTCCCCCAGAGGGAAC AAAGCCTGAGCGCCGCTCCTTCCGTGCCtatgctgctgtgctgtacaTTGATCCCAGAATGAGAATCTTTATAAATGGACACAAGGTACAAACCAAGAGACTTTCCTGCTGCTTGTACAAGCCAAG GATGTACAAATATACTTCAAATCGCTTCAAGACTCGTGCAGAGCAAGAGGTGAAGAAAGCAGAGCACATGGCGAGGATAG CGGAGGAGAAGGCCCGGGAGGCAGAGAGCAAAGCCCGTGCGTTCGAGCTGCGCCTCGGGGGGGACCTTACACGGGAGTCCAGG GTGACGTTACGGCAGGTGCAGAACTCAGCCATAACCATGCGCCGGGAGGCCGACGTCAAGAAGAGGATTAAGGATGCAAAGCAGCG GGCGCTGAAGGAACCCAAagaactgaatttcatttttggtGTGAACATTGAGCAGCGTGAGTTGGATGGCATGTTCATTTATAACTGCAGTCGGCTGATAAAGATGTATGAGAAGGTGGGCCCACAGCTGGAGGGTGGCAT GGCATGTGGTGGAGTAGTCGGTGTCGTGGATGTGCCCTATCTGGTTCTGGAGCCAACTCATAATAAACAAGACTTTGCTGATGCCAAAGAATACCGACATTTGTTGAAGGCCATGGGAGAGCATTTAGCTCAATACTGGAAGGATGTAGCTATAG cccAGAGGGGTATCGTCAAATTCTGGGATGAATTTGGTTATCTGTCAGCAAAATGGAGCCAGCCTCCATCCAGTGAACTGCGCTACAAACGCCGCAGAGCCATGGAGATCCCCACCACCATTCAGTGCG ATGTATGCCTGAAATGGAGGACTCTCCCATTCCAGCTGAGTTCAGTGGAGAAGAATTACCCTGATAGTTGGGTGTGCTCCATGAACCCCGATCCTGAACAAAACAG GTGTGAAGCTccagagcagaaacagaaattacCACTGGGAACCTTGAAGAAAGACTCAAAAtcacaggaggaaaagcagaaacaactgTCAGAGAAAATCcgccagcagcaggaaaagctaGAAGCACTGCAG AAAACCACGCCAATTCGGTCTCAAGCTGACTTAAAGAAGCTGCCTCTGGAAGTGAGCACACGGCCTGCAGGGGAG CCAGTGACTCGATCTCAGCGCCCACGATCTCCTCCCTTACCCGATGTCATCAAGAATGCTCCCAGCAGACCTCCACCACTTACACCTCCTTCCAAGTCCGTCAGCCAGCTGAAAAAGAGTTCTTCTACTTGGACAAATATTAACACTCCCAGATTGGCCAGCATTCTGTCCAAGGAGGAGGCCAGCACTTCCAAGACACACCACGATGCTGTGACAGCCGGAAAGTCTAACAGCACCTCAAAGACTCTTGCCAAACCAACTACACCAACAAAACCCTCCTCTGCTGTCCCGCTGAGCCCCAAAAGCCCACGTGAGACACCCAACTCGAAAACTGCTAAGGTGTCAACACCAAAGAAATCTGCCACTGTCAAATCACCCCAG GCCTGCACCCCCCGCAAGAGGACCATGCACACTGCTGAGGAGTTGTCTGAGGAGGAAGTGGAGAGCAAGAAGGAGAGGACGAAACGAGGCAAATTTGTAGCAGTGAAAGAGGAGAACAAAGAtcccagtgaggtggtggtaGAG CTCACAGACAGTGCAGGGGAAGAAGACGTGGCAGAACTGAAGAAAGCTCAGAAAG ACAAAGGGCTGCGCGTGGAGGTCCGTGTGAACAAGGAGTGGTTCACAGGCCGTGTCACAGCTGTGGAAATAGGCAAACATGCTGTACGCTGGAAGGTGAAGTTTGATTATGTTCCTACAGCCACCACTCCGAGAGACCGCTG gGTAGAGAAGGATAGTGAGGATGTGAGGTTGATGAAGCCTCCCTCTCCAGAGTACCAGAGCCCAGACAcacagcaggaagaggaggTTGTTGTGGCTGAACCTTCTACCTCAGAATGTGTCGGAATTGAACCAGACACTACAGGTCCCAGCAGTGGCCAAGAAACAGTAGACTTACTAGTTCAGATCCTTCG GAATTGTTTGCGATACTTCCTGCCTCCAAATTTTCCTATTTCCAAGAAGGAGTTGAGTTCCATGAGTTCGGAAGGGTTGCTGGCATTTCCCTTG AAAGACTATTTCAAACAGTACGAGATGGGTCTGCAGAACCTGTGCAATTCATATCAGACTCGTGCTGATGCCCGAGCCAAAGCCTGTGAAGAAAACCTGCACAACACTGagagaaagctgaaggaaacagaGGAGAAACTGCAGAAGCTGAGGACAAACATCGTAGCTTTGCTGCAGAAAGTGCAGGAG GACATTGATATTAATACAGATGATGAACTGGATGCATATATCGAGGACTTGATCACAAAAGGAGACTGA